From Topomyia yanbarensis strain Yona2022 chromosome 1, ASM3024719v1, whole genome shotgun sequence, one genomic window encodes:
- the LOC131692286 gene encoding tyrosine--tRNA ligase, mitochondrial has translation MIVRSLNVRLLARITVHQQRLRNYTEGNILKLQDRGFFQDVFPAESIDKARSILGASPQTIYAGFDPTADSLHVGNLLVIIGLLHSQRAGHQPIALLGGATGQIGDPSGRSSERQAMQLETMNRNLTSIRAQIERIFEHHARLLWEGRGQSGALKPILVVNNADWYRELNFVEFVSGVGRHFRMGSMLSRASVQSRLQSDSGMSFTEFTYQIFQAYDWSHLLTTHNCRFQLGGSDQMGNIMSGHELISRVNRKEVFGVTLPLITNEEGDKFGKSAGNAVWLASEKTSPYALYQFFVRTPDSEVEKLLKLLTFLPLDEIHSLMAKHRRMPELWEAQKRLAQELTLLVHGEEGLRKAEGISAALYSGNVEALGELEVCDIKQTFGGAPLIEILPEPGFTVLDVAMRARCFPTEKDAIRIIQAGGFSINLNKAKNVSEVLSPGVHILKNGISLLRVGKRNYYIVKWLV, from the exons ATGATTGTCAGGTCGTTAAATGTGCGTCTGTTAGCGAGAATTACTGTACATCAGCAGCGGCTACGAAACTACACAGAAGGAAACATTCTGAAGCTGCAGGATCGTGGATTTTTTCAGGATGTTTTTCCAGCTGAATCGAT CGACAAAGCCCGCAGCATCTTAGGCGCCTCTCCGCAAACCATCTACGCCGGTTTCGACCCAACGGCGGACAGTTTACACGTAGGCAACCTCCTAGTGATCATCGGCCTACTGCATAGTCAACGGGCAGGCCATCAACCGATTGCCCTGCTGGGTGGTGCCACCGGTCAAATCGGAGATCCCAGTGGACGCAGCTCGGAACGCCAGGCGATGCAGCTGGAAACGATGAATCGTAACCTAACCTCAATCCGAGCGCAGATCGAACGTATCTTCGAACATCACGCCCGGTTACTGTGGGAGGGACGAGGCCAAAGCGGCGCACTGAAACCGATCCTGGTGGTAAACAATGCCGACTGGTACAGGGAGCTAAACTTTGTCGAGTTTGTTTCCGGTGTCGGACGGCACTTCCGAATGGGATCGATGCTGTCGCGAGCTTCCGTACAGAGTCGACTGCAGAGCGATTCCGGGATGAGTTTCACCGAGTTTACGTACCAAATTTTCCAAGCTTACGATTGGTCGCATCTACTTACGACGCATAACTGCCGCTTCCAGCTGGGAGGCAGTGATCAGATGGGAAATATTATGTCCGGTCACGAACTGATTTCACGGGTTAATCGGAAGGAAGTTTTCGGGGTTACGCTGCCCCTGATCACCAATGAGGAAGGAGACAAATTCGGTAAATCCGCCGGGAATGCAGTTTGGCTGGCAAGTGAAAAAACATCGCCCTACGCGTTGTATCAGTTCTTTGTCCGGACGCCGGATTCGGAGGTGGAGAAGCTGCTGAAGCTGTTGACCTTTCTGCCGCTGGACGAGATTCACAGTTTAATGGCGAAACATCGGCGAATGCCGGAGTTGTGGGAGGCGCAGAAGCGTTTGGCCCAGGAACTAACTTTGCTGGTTCACGGTGAGGAAGGTCTACGAAAGGCGGAGGGCATCAGTGCTGCGCTGTACAGTGGGAACGTGGAAGCCTTGGGTGAACTGGAGGTGTGCGATATCAAGCAGACTTTTGGTGGAGCTCCGCTGATTGAAATTTTGCCCGAGCCGGGGTTTACCGTGCTGGATGTGGCGATGAGGGCGCGGTGTTTTCCCACGGAAA AGGACGCCATCCGGATCATTCAGGCGGGAGGCTTTTCGATCAATCTGAACAAGGCTAAGAATGTGTCGGAGGTTCTATCGCCGGGTGTTCATATTCTCAAGAATGGCATCTCGCTGCTTCGCGTCGGTAAGCGTAATTATTACATTGTCAAGTGGTTAGTCTAG
- the LOC131692277 gene encoding acetylcholine receptor subunit beta-like 1, with translation MRFKQLLLSLTVAIQYYFGIANGSEDEERLVRDLFRGYNKLIRPVQNMTQKVDVRFGLAFVQLINVNEKNQIMKSNVWLRLVWSDYQLQWDEADYGGIGVLRLPPDKVWKPDIVLFNNADGNYEVRYKSNVLIYPNGEVLWVPPAIYQSSCTIDVTYFPFDQQTCIMKFGSWTFNGDQVSLALYNNKNFVDLSDYWKSGTWDIIEVPAYLNVYEGNPTETDITFYIIIRRKTLFYTVNLILPTVLISFLCVLVFYLPAEAGEKVTLGISILLSLVVFLLLVSKILPPTSLVLPLIAKYLLFTFIMNTVSILVTVIIINWNFRGPRTHRMPMWIRSVFLHYLPAMLLMKRPRKTRLRWMMEMPGMSMPPQPHTHPSYGSPAEVPKHISALGAKQSKMDVMELSDLHHPNCKMNRKMNSGDLGLGVDPCRRESESSDSILLSPEASKATEAVEFIAEHLRNEDLYIQTREDWKYVAMVIDRLQLYIFFIVTTAGTVGILMDAPHIFEYVDQDRIIEIYRGK, from the exons ATGAGGTTCAAACAGTTGCTACTGTCGCTAACGGTAGCAATTCAGTACTACTTTGGAATTG CAAACGGTTCGGAGGATGAAGAACGACTGGTTCGTGATCTGTTCCGGGGTTACAACAAACTCATCCGGCCCGTTCAAAACATGACCCAGAAGGTAGATGTCCGCTTTGGATTGGCTTTCGTACAACTGATTAATGTG AACGAGAAAAATCAAATCATGAAGTCCAACGTGTGGTTGCGACTTGTTTGGAGCGATTACCAGCTGCAGTGGGATGAAGCCGATTACGGTGGCATTGGTGTTCTGCGTCTTCCTCCGGATAAGGTCTGGAAGCCGGATATCGTActgttcaataa TGCCGACGGAAACTACGAAGTGCGATACAAATCCAACGTGCTGATCTACCCCAACGGCGAAGTACTGTGGGTTCCCCCTGCCATCTATCAGAGTTCCTGTACGATCGACGTCACGTACTTCCCATTCGATCAGCAAACCTGCATCATGAAGTTCGGCTCGTGGACATTCAACGGCGACCAGGTTTCGCTGGCGCTGTACAACAACAAAAACTTTGTCGATCTATCCGACTACTGGAAGTCCGGTACGTGGGACATCATCGAAGTGCCGGCCTATCTGAACGTGTACGAGGGCAACCCGACCGAAACGGACATCACCTTCTACATCATCATCCGGCGGAAGACACTGTTCTACACCGTCAACTTGATCCTGCCAACCGTGCTCATTTCGTTTCTGTGCGTGCTCGTGTTCTACCTTCCGGCCGAAGCCGGTGAAAAAGTAACCCTAGGCATTAGCATTCTGCTGTCACTGGTTGTGTTCCTGTTGCTGGTTTCGAAGATTCTACCACCGACCTCACTCGTACTGCCGCTAATTGCTAAATATCTCCTGTTCACCTTCATCATGAACACGGTATCCATTCTGGTCACGGTCATCATCATCAACTGGAACTTTCGGGGACCTCGAACTCACCGGATGCCGATGTGGATCCGGTCCGTTTTTCTACACTATCTACCGGCGATGCTGTTGATGAAGCGCCCTCGCAAGACACGTCTCCGTTGGATGATGGAAATGCCTGGTATGAGTATGCCACCGCAACCGCATACTCATCCCTCGTACGGATCGCCGGCGGAGGTACCGAAACACATCAGTGCCCTGGGAGCGAAACAATCCAAGATGGACGTGATGGAACTGTCCGATCTGCATCATCCGAACTGTAAAATGAACCGCAAGATGAACAGTGGTGACCTGGGGCTTGGTGTGGATCCGTGTCGCCGGGAGAGCGAAAGTTCCGATTCGATTCTGCTGTCGCCGGAGGCAAGCAAAGCTACCGAAGCCGTTGAATTCATTGCTGAGCACTTGAGGAACGAGGATCTGTATATTCAG ACCCGCGAGGATTGGAAGTACGTCGCAATGGTGATCGATAGATTGCAGCTGTATATTTTCTTCATTGTGACCACTGCCGGTACGGTTGGAATCCTGATGGATGCGCCCCACATTTTCGAGTACGTCGACCAGGATCGCATCATCGAGATTTATCGGGGCAAGTAA